Below is a window of Ahaetulla prasina isolate Xishuangbanna chromosome 1, ASM2864084v1, whole genome shotgun sequence DNA.
GCATAGTTCGCAGGATTGAAGATCAAGAGCTCGGAAAATTCGCCACATTTGGTATGCTCTGCTATTTTTGTAGATTTATGGTCTCTGCCTTTGCCCTTTTCTCCTCTCCAATTCCAAACCCATTTGGAGATATTTGATTAGGATTAAGGTGGTGGAGAGTTTCAGGAGGTACAAGTCTGAGTGAGTTACAACTGTAAATGGTAAGTCAAGTTGCAAGGAGATTCCTGCCATCTGACTCTTGACTGTTGTCTTGTTTGTCTGCTGCTCATTGATTTTGCCAGGAGACATCACTACCTCTaaggcgcgcgcgcacacacacacaatctccaAACCTAGTTTCAGTTCTAGTAATTACTGGCCACTGAATGTCATTGTCAGGACCTGCTGTTCACTGTCAAGAACCAGGCTACACAGTCTGTAGGAGCAATAAAGCCTCTTGGCATAATTCAAGCAGCACTGTAgctgcttcaggaaaaaaaagttatatatacaacaaaaaaCCAGCAGTTTCAGCAGCGGGAAAAGAATGTGATATTTGGTTTTGCATTCAGCTTTGACAGAGGAATAATAACCACAAATCAATTCTCCTTCCCCAAATGAAGAAaacagggagagggaggaagtctGGAATGTTCTCTTGCCCATGTCCCTAGCACCAGTGCCAACCCTGGACTCAGGAATCATATTTGGTCACAGACGTGTCACAGggcacaatttaaaaacaaataaatcaacAGGCCATTCATGACTAAGTCATTGAAGCTCTGTCTGTTTTATGTGTGAAGTATTTTAATTGTTAGAGCTGCCCTCTTGACTCTGCAGCTGCCTCTGGTTAGTCAATTCGATCTATCCTATCTGACTTGTGATATCCAGGCTTCTCTGAAAATGCTGTTCACATGTAGGTCCCGGTTCTACAGGTCACAGAGGTGCAACTATCTAAACGTCACCGAGGTACCCTGTTCTGAATTACATTACAAATTTATCTGCTATATTCCTGGTGATCCTGTGCAAAGGGCACCAATTCACacccattttctttttttggaaaagaagaagtgGCAAACAAACAAAGGAGACACCCAATCTACCCATGGAGCTCTTCTTGGTTCAAACGGtgccagagaaataaaatttatCTCCATAATGGAAAAAGACGAATGAATTCAAACTTGCTTTTCTATGCAACTGTGCCACCAATGCGCGCGGGGTGGGGatatatttgggggtgggggggcaaaaTAAGTTTCGTTGTAAGGTATGGGATGGTTCCACTTCCGAAGTTTCATTCGGAAGAAGAGAACGTGAGAAAGTTCGTTCATTCCGAAGTACAAGTGAGAGCAGACACCGCCCTCTCAGCGCTGGGACTACCCCTTCCACCCCCCACGTGGCGCTTTCAGGAGAGCAGCGGCTCCTGGGGAAGCCGCAAGGGTAACCCCGGCTCGTCCGGAGTCTGGCAGCGATATCAGGGGCGGGCGGGTCGCGGGGTGGGGGCGGCAGAAGGTGGTGCTTAATCTTCGGCCGCCCGCCCGCCGAGCTCTTTTCCCTTTCCACGGAGGAGCGGCTGCTCCGCCAGTTCACCGCGATGATGGACGAGGCGGGCCATGGAAGCACGCGGCCGACCCCGCTGTTGGATAACAAGGGACAGGAGGCGTCGTCTCCGCCGGTCTTGGGCGAGGGCCCGGCCGTCTCGGCGGTCATGTTCACGGCCGGCGTGCTGGGCAACCTGACGGcgctggtgctgctgctgctggctcGGCGCCGTCGGCTGGCGCGGCGGGAGCGCCTGGCGCCTTTCCACGTGCTGCTGATGGCGCTGGTCTTAACCGACCTGCTGGGCACGTGCCTGCTGAGCCCGGTGGTGCTGGCGGCCTACGGGCGACATCGCAGGCTGAAAGAGCTGGACAAGCGCCTCTGCGACTACTTCGCCTTCTCCATGAGTTTCTTCAGCCTGGCCACCATGACCTGCCTGGGCGCCATGGCGCTGGAGCGCAGCCTGGCCATGGCCGCGCCTTACCTATACGAGCGGCTGCTGAGCGGCCGGCCCCTAGCGCTGCTGCTGGGAGCCCTGCCCGCCCTGTACGGCCTGGCCGCCGCCTTCTGCGCCCTGCCGCTGATGGGCTTCGGCAGCTATCAGGAGTACTGGCCGGGCACGTGGTGCTTCATCCAGATGCGTTCGACTGGCAGACCCTTCGCGCTGCTCTACGCTTCGGTGCTGCTGCTGCTCATCCTGGCCGTCCTGCTGGGCAACCTGGTGGTCATGGTCAGCCTCTGCCGCATGTACCTGAGGCGCGCGCACTCCCGCCTGTCCGCCGCCTGCCGCGGCCCCACGCTGGGCGCCTGCCGCCAGCCGGAGTCTCGCCGGGAGCGCGCGCACGGCGCCTGGAGACCCTTCTCCATGTCCGAGGAGCTGGATCACCTCATCCTGCTGTCCATCATGACCATCATCTTCGCCGTCTGCTCCCTGCCTTTTACGGTGAGTCCCTGCCCAGTTCGAGCAAAACTTGAGCTTGAAGCGGCGGCCTGGCCTTTGGCTGGAATAAGTTGTGCCGAAAAGCAGCAGGAAAAAGGGTACAGCAGCTTTTCCCTACCTGGCGCTCTTCGGGTACCCTGGGCTACATCCACCTTAACCGTCCTGGCAAGGATGATTGGATCTGTAGTCCGGCATAACTGAAGACTGCTGGGTGGAGAAAAAGGAGACTGACACACACAGatttaatttgggtttttttgtttgggcTTCATAtaatgaaaaaaggaaagaagcccTGTGAATGAGCTCAGCCCCTGATGGCTATTGTATGGGGGAATCACCCATGCCATGGTCATGGCAGCATTGCAGAAGTGGTGCATTGTTGTCTCCTCTGGGAAAAATGTTCAGCTTCCCAGTGAAGACTCTCGctgatggtctcccatccaagaaaTAAGATGCCCAATGCTAATTAATTTCTGAATCAAGGGAAGTGCAGCCTAGTGCTACTGCCTGGCCAGTCTTAACTACCTTGAGTAATACTAAAAAAGATCTAATTTTGATAGACCACAAGAAAATATTGAGGGTATTGTTTGGCATGCAAGTTGAAAAAGTGCAGTAATGGGAAATAATTCTtcaattgttgccaaaaaaattatatagatgGGGCAAGCAAGGGCTATATCATTTCAACCCAACCAATATTTGAGTCACAAGAGAGCTTTTACTTATCTGATGATATCCTCTTCTGAATGTGCTGGATATCAATGACACTCTTCCCTTTATCAACATATCCACTAATCATCCTGACTAGGTATAATGGAAATCCCCATGACCAGAGTATGCCGGGGTGATGAGAGCTGTCATCAATACACCCGCAGCACAGGTTAAATTATATATTGGGAGGCCAGAAAGCCTGCTCATAGTAGGGTGTTTTACACGGTTCTTGGGTAGCCAAAGTATGCAGAACCAATCCTGAACTGAAACATCAGAAATAGATGTTAGAGATGTGACTTACGCGATGCAGATTCTGATGGAATAATGCAAAGGGGACAGGAGATTGAATGGATGCTCCTGTTAATGAACTAAACATATAGTAAATGATCTTAAGCTATGTTTGCATGACACAATTACCCATGGTTAAGGAAATAATGGTTTCAGTAGTTAACTCAATTTTCTGAGTATACCTGAATCATAAACTGCAGAAAGGCTAGGTTTGCCTGATTAAAATGTGGTGACTAGTTTGTGGCACAATGTGTGCAAGTGCAAAGGCTTTCATGTCACTGGCTTCAAAATTGTGGATAGGAGTGGGTGATTGGAGCCCTGCACTTTTCTGTGTGCAAGCAATATGTATTAAAAAGGGGCACACAAGTTGAAAAGTTGTAATATTGGGTCTTTGATTGCTCAGGTGCAATTACGGTAATAATTTTGATGCTAGTTACCACCATAGCAGAGGGATGTTCACTAGAGGGAATATCACCCTTCAAGGTAGATCAGGTAAGGAAACAAATGCTACAAGAAACACTAGCTTGATATTGATAAGGGATAAAATCTGACAgcatttcttcttccctcccttataTACCAAAGAAAGGCAAAGCAGAACTCTCTCTAATTTCTTTCTCATACCTTCCTGTTTTCATCAGCTAACTTCATGTTTTCACAATTCTTGCATATTGAAGACCATCTCCAGACTCCTCTTCAGGTGAACATGACTAATTGTGAAGAGGCAGCAGAGGCATTTGAAATGCAGAAGTTTCTTGCAGCTGTTCCTCTTATATTCGCAGTTGGTAGACAAGCTAGTTTCTAGAATATTGATCAGAAAGAGTTGGTGTGCAGTTAGACCTTAGTTGTCAGCAACCAGATACTGTTGTTTTACAAAAACAAGACATCCTGCAACTGTCATATTCTCCAACTGTCATCTATAAAGTGGGGGAAACCATGCACAATATTTCTTGCAAGAATTGTTCAACATGATGAACAAAGTGATCCTTCTTAAGTGGTAATGATAACCATTGTTTAGGCAACTTTTCTTTCCCTATTCGGTGATCTCCATAAAAATTGGATTACAATTACAATCCAGTCAGGTAATAACACCTGCCTAATCTTCATTGATCTGAAAAATCCAAACAGCAAAGATCAATTAGTACTTGGATGAGAAACTACCAGGAAGCCACGGGGCTATAGACTGACTGAGAAATTAAAACCTCTCAGAAGAAAAAGCAAATCCTATCTGTATAGTTGCTAAAAAGACTACATATCAATGTAATCACCAGGAGTTGGCCATAACTCAAAGGAATCTCTCTACCTCTTTGTCACTATAGTGTTTGCCCGTGTTGGCTAGTGATGATGGAAGTTGTTATCAGATTCTGAACAATATCAGATTAGCAAGAGCTGACCTAAAGTTTCATTGACTTAAAGGTTCTTaaaacaggatttttaaaaatcactataAAATGGGGATAGAGGGGGCAAATTGTGTGTAATGTTGCCAAGACAAACAGGGAGGAAGACACCCATCATTCAGTATAAAACACCTATTTCACATGCAAAAGATCCCAATTTTACTTTCTGGTCTTTCCAATGAAAGCAAAAGTGGAcaatctcccctccctccctccctctctctctctttctttctctctctctctctctctctttctctctctctctctctctcacacacacacacacacacacacacacacacacacacacacatccatgcaCAAAAACCAGCTCCAACTTTCTGGCTTGTTTCAGGTGCTTAAGATACTGGCAACAAGCAAACCATCCAAAAATCCAATGAAAACAAAGCACTTTAATGACTGTTAGAATGAATTTTATATGATTCTCGGTTAGTTTAATGGGACcctttttcaaataaatatgcaACAAGCGTTGTAATTTTACTGTTTATGTTTTATTGGAGGACATGTTAAAGCTAAATAATACCAAAATGTTCTCAAAGATTGCAAACTGCACAGCAACCAGAATTTTTAACATGATTTTTATTAGACGGCCACAGATATAAAAAGAAGCAAATAATGTTGAGTCAAGATATACTGTGACAGAACTGTATGACCTTCCTTTCCTCTGCTGGATGATGCGGCTATGTTTACAGAACTCCACGTCACTGCTGTGTGATAGACTTACACATTCAGTCAGCCAAGAAAGGGCTCATCGTTGTGCATCCTGGACTGACAACACTGAAACCGATTCTCAGAAGAAAGAGTTGTCAATCAGGATACAGAAGTACTGGTCTCACTTGTTTGCTTTTATAGTGAGCTATATGTGATGTATAAATTAGGCTATTGTTGTTCTTAAACTaaccacaactttttaaaaagtcacagcTTAAAGCACAGCTTATTGAACTCAACCAATATAATTCTGGGGTCTTATttaaactacagatagtcctttacttataacagttcacttattgattgttacaatagcactttaaaaagtgacctaatgaccattttccacacttacgactgttcagcatccccatggtcacgtgatttacatttggatgcttgacaactggttcatatttatgatggttgttgtgtcctggggtcacgtgatcaccttttgtgaccttctgacaagcaatcaatggggaagccagattcactttttaacagctgtgttactaatttaacaactgcagtgattcacttaagaaatgtggcaagaaaagtcacaaaatgggtcaaaactcacttaacaaatttcttacttagcaacataaattttggactcagttgtggtcgtaaattgacgACTACACTGTCAAAAGACCAAGATGATGGAAGTTTTAATCTGGTCTAGCAGAGAGTGGATTGGTGCTGGAAATTATTTTATAGGTGTAAAGCACAAACAGAGAGGATTGCTTggtttggggttttattttactatattttgtTATTCAAAGGCCACAAAGGTTGTAGTAGTGATGAAATGAAGAAGACTGAATTTGATcagtccttttttttaaaggagcatTGACAAGGTTTTAAATatgaaacaggtttttttttttaaaaaaaaaaggaaagtcttAACTATTCTCAACATGTTGCCAAATTTCAGCAACATGACACTGGAGGCACTGGAGGCCACAAAGAAGCTGTGACTCCTGGGCCACTGCTGTTTTGAACCTCTtccatttttataaattttattgtaCCTTTTCCCCATGATGTCATTCAGAGTGTTTTCAAGAGGCCAActggactttcagctctttttcttcagagttgaagaagcttcttggatgagaagtgaaacatcttcagagaaaaaccagaaagtccagttgcctcttgaaaaaagcatctttgggattatCAAGTTAAAAGACCATCTCCATTTCAGATTCAGGCTGTTGTTTGGGTCAACTAAGCATTCTATAACCCAGGTTTATCTTTCAACTGATCATTCATTTTTGCAACCCAGGATGAATTTAAGACAAAATATACTTTAAATGAAATGCACATTTAACTAAgtttttaaatgtaaaagaaaTGTAAAACTATTGGATGAGATGGTAGGCAAGCTGAGAAAAGGGTTATCTAATGCCAACCATGATCCTCCAAAATTGGCCATCTACCAAGCTGCTTTTCCCTCTGTGAGACAGGCACATTGAGAACAAAGCAATGAGATGAAAAAACATCCCTTCCCAAGAATGTCAACAGAATTAGCCAACATCTTCCAACGAATGGTTATTAgcttaaacatttaaatattttcaaactaCGTTGCACTGAATTTTTCCCATCCAGCTTAGTCAGAGCCTGAGAAGGAACAGCTGGTATATCAAATAGTATAACCGATTGCTGGAAAACAACTATTCCCCAGTTTTGAGCATCCGTATCCATTTCATTacatggttttgatttacttgtaTAACAGGATTAGGAATAGTTTTTAAGAATAGTAAGAAAATGGGGACAGGATACCTGAGAAGTTTCCAAGTTATGATACTTTCAGGAGTAAGTGAATCTGTCATGTACGCAAAGAAAAATGACTGAATTTCATATCCTGAGAATCTTAACATTCACTTGTTAACTAGGGAATGAAAAAAGTTTGCAGTTCTTGCAGTGTAAAAATCCCTTGGCTTCTCTTAATTTCAGAAGCCTGCAGTACCATGTGCAATGATGAACATACACTGTATCTCATTTAAATTAGATCCTATAAAATCTAATTTGAAAGTAAAATTGTTGATCTTGCCGGAATTTGTTATGGGGAAAACTATATTATCCTTTAAAAGCAGTTGTGATATTCAATTTGTTACAGACCAGAtatctttattgttattttataggTCTCTATGAATATTCAATTAGGAAATATCATTAGAAGACAATGCAGCTGAATCTCTGAATCAAAGTAATATACAGTACTGTATTGGAAAATTGATTCAAGccattaaattaaactaaatgtGCCTGAATCATtgatatatttgaatatttgtgCATTCTGCATTATTTCAGAATAAATCTTTACAAAAGATACATTTTGAATTGATTCAGGAGTCTGAATTAAATCCGATCAATTTGTTCAGTCATACTGAACATTCAGATAAAGTTTACCTAGTTTGAAAACGGCTAATATTTTATTCAAGTACAGAGCAACCCgggttttattttaatctttgggGTATCAAGCtgttccccacccccccatttaACGGGGTCTAATTCTCAGagtctgcctggacaaatccctgcaatttTGTTGACAAGGCTTTTCAGAAGTAGTATGCCATTGctcccttcctagggctgagagacaatGACAGGCCCAGGATTGAGAAATCCTGTCCTAAGGAACACTGCTCTAAGAAGTATACAGTATTCTCTCTAATCCCTCAGGGTCTATTGTAGCAGATAGCCTTTGTGTTTAGAGTGACTAAACTAAAAAGGTTTAGACTTTTTTTTAAGCCATCAAAACTCTATCATCGCTATAATTTGGTCAGTCAGTGGTAAACACTTTCGAAGACATAGTCAGCGCCATCCTAAGAGTATTTGCATTCATTGCTCCTAATCTTTCTGCAAACACATAGAAcgttgggtggtggtgggggatgaGGGAGAGATGGTGCAGGTGAAAGAGAAACTATTCAACGTATGGCATTCCAAAAAGTTCCGCCAAGCATTAAATTGGAGATGAGATTGTGTTTTGGGTGGATAGTGTGGACAAAAATTACCTAGTGTTTGCAAGACCCAGATTTCAGCACTCACTCCTATGCAGTCTGTGTTCATGGGCCTGGTCTTTTTAGTCTGGTGTTTCTCAGCTGCTTCCTCCCAGCATCATTTATTTAGAGACATATTGCTTTTGGACAGGGGAATTCCATTTAGTTTTCTTAGCTAATAGAAAGTTTCAGAATCATTCTCCCCATGACCTTTTGCTGGACAAGAATTTCTACCATACTAAGCCAGGATGACAACTCAGCATGAGATATCAGGAAGAGTTCTCCATATCTTTCAGAATAATCATATTGTAGATGTGGTGCACATTTGGCCAGATAGAATAGGAAGGAGATGTGAATGATAGTCTGGAAAGATTCCaatctccatttccccccccccctctctctccattttTTGGAGTGATAATCAAATAAGAATTTCGTTGTGTggccctggtgctctctgaacacCAACTAGAGGAAGACATCCATGAACATCAACTAGCAATCAGAAGATATGATTTAAAAAACCGCCTTAACTCCACAACACATGGACGGACTTGAACTAGGAAACTGAACATCTTAGACCAAGGCAAGTCCAAAAACACTAAAGAATTCCTGGAAACCTAGCATCCACACAAATTGACCATCAGCAGACCCATACAGATTAATACATCTACATACCATAACAGAGAATCACAAagtcaaaaggaaaagaaaaagaccaTAACATCTCCTCACCAGCAACCAACACCGAGATGAGTAGAGATTAACACGAAGATTAACAGTCCACAAAAACCAAGAAATAAACACTaccttaatcaaggaactactaatGTAGACAAACAAGTTCAATGTAAACAGCGTAATCAAGGAGCCATCAAGAACACTACCACCAACACTGAAAGGACAAGGCACTACCAGTATGGTAGTTTATAAAATGAGGGCAAACCACactaccttctagcactgatgatgttacccagtttggtaatgaaatgtctgcaagaaaacagccaagctcagtgagcaccaaggaccctacagttcaaccctgagctacaaatgttatcTTCCTTTTCCTATGTAGGAGTCAGCAGCTCTAATTAAAATATTCCATTCCTCCAATTGACTAAGGGAAAGCAAGGAGAGAACAGCATCATAAGCATGCATACTTTTAGGATTTATCTGCCTAGTGAGAATTGTGAAAACTTGCCTTGGGCAGGAGATAAACAGAACCTGTAAGGAAGCTGACAGATATAATGTAATTAGCCCAGGACATGCTGAGATCTGCTTTTGAACTTCAAACCGATACCGGTATGTACAGAGCTAAGCTAAGAGGCCTGCATGAT
It encodes the following:
- the PTGER2 gene encoding prostaglandin E2 receptor EP2 subtype is translated as MMDEAGHGSTRPTPLLDNKGQEASSPPVLGEGPAVSAVMFTAGVLGNLTALVLLLLARRRRLARRERLAPFHVLLMALVLTDLLGTCLLSPVVLAAYGRHRRLKELDKRLCDYFAFSMSFFSLATMTCLGAMALERSLAMAAPYLYERLLSGRPLALLLGALPALYGLAAAFCALPLMGFGSYQEYWPGTWCFIQMRSTGRPFALLYASVLLLLILAVLLGNLVVMVSLCRMYLRRAHSRLSAACRGPTLGACRQPESRRERAHGAWRPFSMSEELDHLILLSIMTIIFAVCSLPFTIHAFMNSFIKEDKKDLLVMRFLSVNSIVNPWAFVILRPPILRLVRSILCCQIPLKSQPKNRQMPVEQMDNCRQ